The window AAAGGTACTCAAAAATTGAATACCTTAATCTTGACATATTAAAAATATTATATTAATATATTAAAAAAATAATTAAATAATTCTCATCATAGAAGATAGAGTTTACAGAAATTTTTTCACAGTCTCGTATTTTTTATTCATATTTTTTTAAGATTTCTTTTAATTTTTTAATATAGGCACTTTTTAATATTTCAGGATATTCAATCTTTACATTTTCTCCCAAACCTATTAAATAGTGTACCATATAATCTAATTCTTTTTCATTAAAACTTCCAGTCATATAACACTGATTATTAATTTCTTCTAATTTCATATTAGGGTAATTCTTTTTTAAAAATAATTCTTTACCAAACTTTGTTAAAGTACATCTAAATTCAATATTATGATATGTACCTTTATAGAGATTAAAAAAAGTCTCTAAATCTTCAAAAGTATAAGAATATTTTGTTTTATTATCAATAATGCATTCTTCTATGTAATCACATCTATATACTCCAAATACATTGTTATTTATATCTAAGGCATAACAAAACCATACTCCATTTCTGTAAAATAGATTATAGGGCAATATATTTTTAGAAACTTTTTTATGTTGAGTATATATAATATCTAAAACCTTTAAATCTAAGATAGCTTCTAAAATAACAGTTAAATAATTAGTAGGATTAATAGGTGGGATAGAATAATATTCCACAACATTTAACAATTTTAAAATCTTTTCTTTCTGTTGCAATGGTAAAGTTGCTAATAATTTTTTATAAAGTAAAGGATAAGATTTTTCAAATGGTGTAGTTGAAAGAACTTCCAAAGATTTTAAAGCAAAAAATATAGAAGTCATTTCCTTTATATCAAAATGTACAGGAATTATTAATTTTTCATTTATTAATTTATATCCTCCATTTCTACCATTTTCAACATAAAATGGTAAACCCATAGCTTCTAAATCTTGTATATCTCTTAAAGCAGTTCTTTTTGAAATATTAAATTCATTTATTAAATCTGATAAATTAAAAGATTTTTTTGAACTTAAAAATATTAATTCTTGATTAAGTCTTTCGGCTCTTTTCATAAATTCTCCTAAAAGGTGTCTATTTTTGTCATCATTATATGATAACATATATCTATAAAAATAAAAAGGAGAAGATGTTTTATGTCAGTATTTAATGAAAAATTTTTTGAGGTTTTAAATCATGAAGGAGTAGTATCAATAGTTTCTTGGAGAAATGGTGAAGCAAATGTAACTAACACTTGGAATTCATATTTAGTTATAAAAGATGATAGAATTTTATTGCCAGCTGCTGGAATGAATAGTACAGAAGCAGATGTTAATGTTAACAATAAAGTAAAAGTTACTCTTGGTTCA is drawn from Fusobacterium simiae and contains these coding sequences:
- a CDS encoding pyridoxamine 5'-phosphate oxidase family protein, which encodes MSVFNEKFFEVLNHEGVVSIVSWRNGEANVTNTWNSYLVIKDDRILLPAAGMNSTEADVNVNNKVKVTLGSKDVIGFNNYQGTGFLIVGIAKFVESGEEFDMMKEKYPFLRKVLEIKAESAKQLL
- a CDS encoding helix-turn-helix transcriptional regulator translates to MKRAERLNQELIFLSSKKSFNLSDLINEFNISKRTALRDIQDLEAMGLPFYVENGRNGGYKLINEKLIIPVHFDIKEMTSIFFALKSLEVLSTTPFEKSYPLLYKKLLATLPLQQKEKILKLLNVVEYYSIPPINPTNYLTVILEAILDLKVLDIIYTQHKKVSKNILPYNLFYRNGVWFCYALDINNNVFGVYRCDYIEECIIDNKTKYSYTFEDLETFFNLYKGTYHNIEFRCTLTKFGKELFLKKNYPNMKLEEINNQCYMTGSFNEKELDYMVHYLIGLGENVKIEYPEILKSAYIKKLKEILKKYE